In Sorghum bicolor cultivar BTx623 chromosome 10, Sorghum_bicolor_NCBIv3, whole genome shotgun sequence, one genomic interval encodes:
- the LOC8067686 gene encoding serine/threonine-protein kinase HT1 yields MLSCFRLPRPFGGGGDADQQQAATAVSPRRGPSLPFAASLFAASPSTSGRGKSPWPPPEADDMEKKRWDSMESWSMLLDTVMGPGGGGGGGEDSSGRREEWMADLSQLFIGNKFASGANSRIYRGIYKQRAVAVKMVRIPERDEARRAELEDQFNSEVAFLSRLYHPNIVQFIAACKKPPVYCIITEYMSQGTLRMYLNKKDPYSLSPETILKLALDISRGMEYLHAQGVIHRDLKSQNLLLNDEMRVKVADFGTSCLETKCQATKGNKGTYRWMAPEMTKEKPYTRKVDVYSFGIVLWELTTCLLPFQGMTPVQAAYAASEKNLRPPLSNSCPPVLNNLIKKCWSANPARRPEFSYIVSVLEKYDHCVKEGMPVTAHQELRIWRSFAKIFRTGCITNNLSIPVHA; encoded by the exons ATGCTCTCTTGCTTCCGGCTGCCGCGGCcgttcggcggcggcggggacgcGGACCAGCAGCAGGCCGCCACGGCGGTGTCTCCCCGTCGGGGCCCGTCGCTGCCGTTCGCGGCGAGCCTGTTCGCGGCGTCCCCGTCGACGTCGGGGCGCGGGAAGAGCCCGTGGCCTCCCCCGGAGGCGGACGACATGGAGAAGAAGCGGTGGGACAGCATGGAGTCGTGGTCCATGCTGCTGGACACGGTGATgggccccggcggcggcggcggcggcggcgaggacagCAGCGGGCGGCGGGAGGAGTGGATGGCGGACCTGTCgcagctcttcatcggcaacaagtTCGCGTCGGGCGCCAACAGCCGCATCTACCGCGGCATCTACAAGCAGCGCGCCGTGGCCGTGAAGATGGTGCGCATCCCGGAGCGCGACGAGGCCCGGCGCGCCGAGCTCGAGGACCAGTTCAACTCCGAGGTCGCCTTCCTCTCCCGCCTCTACCACCCCAACATCGTGCAGTTCATCGCGGCGTGCAAGAAGCCGCCGGTGTACTGCATCATCACCGAGTACATGTCCCAGGGCACGCTCCGGATGTACCTCAACAAGAAGGACCCCTACTCGCTGTCGCCGGAGACGATCCTGAAGCTGGCGCTGGACATCTCGCGGGGCATGGAGTACCTGCACGCGCAGGGCGTCATCCACCGGGACCTCAAGTCCCAGAACCTGCTGCTCAACGACGAGATGCGCGTCAAGGTGGCCGATTTCGGCACCTCCTGCCTGGAGACCAAGTGCCAGGCCACCAAGGGCAACAAGGGCACCTACCGCTGGATGGCGCCGGAGATGACCAAGGAGAAGCCATACACCCGCAAGGTGGACGTGTACAGCTTCGGCATCGTGCTCTGGGagctcaccacctgcctgctcCCGTTCCAGGGCATGACGCCCGTGCAGGCCGCGTACGCCGCCTCAGAGAAG AACCTGCGCCCGCCGCTGTCGAACTCGTGCCCGCCGGTGCTGAACAACCTGATCAAGAAGTGCTGGTCGGCGAACCCGGCGCGGCGGCCGGAGTTCAGCTACATTGTGTCGGTGCTGGAGAAGTACGACCACTGCGTGAAGGAGGGGATGCCGGTGACGGCGCACCAGGAGCTCAGGATCTGGCGCTCGTTCGCCAAGATCTTCAGGACGGGCTGCATCACCAACAACTTGTCCATACCGGTGCATGCGTGA
- the LOC8083493 gene encoding GDSL esterase/lipase At4g26790: MASPRGAHRRASVAALLLALSCCFCCRAGARADPSSSGEPKAVPAVIVFGDSTVDTGNNNGIGTILKSDFPPYGRDMAGGAKPTGRFCNGRLPPDFISEALGLPPLVPAYLDPAYGIQDFAQGVCFASAGTGLDNKTAGVLSVIPLWKEVEYFKEYKRRLRRHVGRATARRIVSDALYVVSIGTNDFLENYFLLVTGRFAEFTVGEFEDFLVAQAEWFLGQIHALGARRVTFAGLSPIGCLPLERTLNALRGGCVEEYNQVARDYNAKVLDMLRRVMAARPGLKVAYIDVYKNMLDLITNPSTLGLENVEEGCCATGKVEMSYLCNDKSPHTCQDADKYFFWDSFHPTQKVNQFFAKKTLDLCYQELL, from the exons ATGGCGTCACCACGCGGCGCCCATCGCCGGGCCAGCGTTGCGGCGCTCCTGCTCGCACTGTCCTGCTGCTTCTGCTGCCGCGCCGGCGCCCGCGCCGACCCGTCGTCGTCGGGCGAGCCGAAGGCGGTGCCGGCGGTGATCGTGTTCGGCGACTCGACGGTGGACACGGGCAACAACAACGGGATCGGGACGATCCTGAAGAGCGACTTCCCGCCGTACGGGCGCGACATGGCCGGCGGGGCCAAACCCACGGGGCGGTTCTGCAACGGCCGCCTCCCGCCGGACTTCATCTCCGAGGCGCTCGGCCTGCCGCCGCTGGTCCCGGCCTACCTCGACCCCGCCTACGGCATCCAGGACTTCGCCCAAGGCGTCTGCTTCGCCTCCGCCGGCACCGGCCTCGACAACAAGACCGCCGGCGTCCTG TCAGTGATCCCGCTGTGGAAGGAGGTGGAGTACTTCAAGGAGTACAAGCGCCGTCTCCGGCGCCACGTCGGGCGCGCCACGGCGCGGCGCATCGTCTCCGACGCGCTGTACGTGGTGAGCATCGGCACCAACGACTTCCTGGAGAACTACTTCCTGCTGGTGACGGGGCGGTTCGCGGAGTTCACGGTGGGCGAGTTCGAGGACTTCCTGGTGGCGCAGGCGGAGTGGTTCCTGGGCCAGATCCACGCGCTGGGCGCGCGCCGGGTCACCTTCGCGGGGCTCAGCCCCATCGGCTGCCTGCCGCTGGAGCGCACCCTCAACGCGCTCCGCGGCGGATGCGTCGAGGAGTACAACCAGGTGGCCCGCGACTACAACGCCAAGGTGCTCGACATGCTCCGCCGCGTCATGGCGGCGCGACCGGGGCTCAAGGTCGCCTACATCGACGTCTACAAGAACATGCTCGACCTCATCACCAACCCTTCCACGCTGG GGCTGGAGAACGTGGAGGAGGGGTGCTGCGCGACGGGGAAGGTGGAGATGTCCTACCTGTGCAACGACAAGAGCCCCCACACATGCCAGGACGCCGACAAGTACTTCTTCTGGGACTCGTTCCACCCCACACAGAAGGTGaaccagttcttcgccaagaaGACGCTGGACCTGTGCTACCAGGAGCTCCTGTGA
- the LOC8067687 gene encoding uncharacterized protein LOC8067687, with the protein MSNQPTMAATAPVRAWVVVLVLVLACALLQPRPSDAAAPAPQQAAPAAVSSGAAKPKCVAGAKNDKACRVGAINNPENQEEEGSSVTLKAPAAAPDSDDDDGSDYNDPDVPNDDQLIVVGH; encoded by the coding sequence ATGAGCAACCAACCAACCATGGCGGCGACGGCGCCCGTGCGCGCGTGGGTGGTGGTGCTGGTGTTGGTGCTGGCGTGCGCGCTGCTCCAGCCGCGGCCGTCCGACGCCGCGGCGCCCGCCCCGCAgcaggcggcgccggcggcggtgtCGTCGGGCGCGGCCAAGCCCAAGTGCGTGGCCGGCGCCAAGAACGACAAGGCGTGCCGCGTCGGCGCGATAAACAACCCGGAGAACCAGGAGGAGGAAGGGTCCAGCGTGACGCTCAAggcgcccgccgccgcgcccgacagcgacgacgacgacggcagcgACTACAACGACCCCGACGTGCCCAACGACGACCAGCTCATCGTCGTCGGACACTGA